A segment of the Cutaneotrichosporon cavernicola HIS019 DNA, chromosome: 6 genome:
CTGGGAGCAGGCGTGCTTGCCCTCCCGACGTTTCAGAACGAATtcggcctcgccgacgccaacggTAAACCCGTCCCCAACCTGGAGACATTGCAAGGTAACATCGTCTCGATTCTCCAGGGTGGTGCCTTCTTCGGTGCTCTGTTCGGCGCACCAGTCGAGGACCGCCTGGGCCGCAAGAAGGCTCTCATGATCGGTTCCGTCATCTTCATGATCGGTGGTATCATCCAGACTGCCGCCTTCTCGTCCCTTGACCAGGTCTACGTTGGCCGCTTCGTTGCCGGTTTCGGTGTTGGTGCCATGTCCACAGTCTGCCCAACCTACGCCTCCGAGATTGCGCCCAAGGAGATCCGCGGCCGCATCACTGGTCTCTTCCAGattgtcgtcgtcatcggtgtcgccttctccttctggATCAATTACGGCGTCTCGTTCATGGACGCCAGCGCCGGTGCCATGCAGTGGCGCATCCCCATCGGCTTCCAGATCGTCCCCGTCGGCATCATGatgctcctcctccccttccttcgCGAGTCGCCCCGCTGGCTCGCCATCAAGCaccgcgacgaggaggctcTCACCAGCCTTGCGTGGATCCGCAAGGCttccgaggacgacccGGCTGTGCGGCTggagatggccgagatCACCGCCTCGATCAAGGAGTCTGAGGCTGCCACCTCGGGCGCCAGCTGGCGCGAGGTCTTCCGCAAGGGCAACCGCTTCCGCTTCCTCATCGCCTTCGTCATGTTTACCCTCCAGCAGTGGTCTGGCCAGAACTCGATCTCATACTACGCTCCCATCATCTTCAAGTCGATCGGTCTCCGCGGTCCCCACACCGGCCTGCTCGCGTCGGGCATTTacggcctcgtcaagaTCGCTGCCACGtccatcttcatcttcttcgGCGTCGAACGCTTCGGCCGCAAGAAGCCCCTTCTCGTTGGTATCTTTATGATGTCGGGCTTCCTTTGGATCATCGGCGCCATCTTCAACACCAACGAGCCCGACCCGAACGCTACGAGCCCCTCTCAGGCTTCCATCGCCATGGCTGCGATGATCTACCTCTACGTCATCCCTTACTGCTTCTCGTAAGTCGTTTTGATTAGCCAAAAAATAAGGAAAAATAAAACTAACAAGAAGCGTCGGTCCTCTCCCTTGGGTTATCTGCTCCGAAATCTTCAACAACCGCACTCGCCACTACGGCCTGATGATCACCGCGATGTCCCAGTGGCTCTGGAACTTCGCGGTGAGCATGGCTACCCCCCACATGGTCAAGAAGCTTCCCCACGGTGGaatcttcttct
Coding sequences within it:
- a CDS encoding uncharacterized protein (Belongs to the eukaryotic initiation factor 4E family), yielding MVDHKIDERRESAIESSYTYPVKGGFFQHSRAYIMAAIGFMGIFLFGYDAGLGAGVLALPTFQNEFGLADANGKPVPNLETLQGNIVSILQGGAFFGALFGAPVEDRLGRKKALMIGSVIFMIGGIIQTAAFSSLDQVYVGRFVAGFGVGAMSTVCPTYASEIAPKEIRGRITGLFQIVVVIGVAFSFWINYGVSFMDASAGAMQWRIPIGFQIVPVGIMMLLLPFLRESPRWLAIKHRDEEALTSLAWIRKASEDDPAVRLEMAEITASIKESEAATSGASWREVFRKGNRFRFLIAFVMFTLQQWSGQNSISYYAPIIFKSIGLRGPHTGLLASGIYGLVKIAATSIFIFFGVERFGRKKPLLVGIFMMSGFLWIIGAIFNTNEPDPNATSPSQASIAMAAMIYLYVIPYCFSVGPLPWVICSEIFNNRTRHYGLMITAMSQWLWNFAVSMATPHMVKKLPHGGIFFFFAAINIISFLLALFFLPETKGVSLEAMDIIFGLVTAEEREHDLAAAARGLHVEKDGSEAHTNEVRYDRDRSDKV